CGCGAAGGCCGTGAGCCCCGTGAAGGGCGCGAAGGCCGTGAAGGTCGCGAAGGCCGTGAGCCGCGCGAAGGTCGTGAAGGCGGTGAGTGCCGCGAATGCCGCGAAGGCGGTGAGCGCCGAGAGAGTCGCGAAGGCCGTGAGGCCCGCGAGCGGAGCGAGGGCGGTGAGCCCGCGGCCGGCCGTGAAGGCCGCGAGCGCCGTGAAGGCCGCGAAGGCCGCGAGCCCCGCGAAGGTCGCGAAGGCCGTGAGCCCCGCGAAGGCCGTGAGCCCCGCGAAGGTCGCGAAGGCCGTGAGCCCCGCGAAGGGCGTGAACAGGGCGAAGGACGGCAATCTCGTGGCCGTGATGGCCGCAACGGACGCGGTTCACGCGACGATCGCCAGCCGGCCGAAAAACGAATCCATTCGCCCGAGGCGCATCTCAGGCGAGATCGACACATCCTCGTAAAGATTGTCAAGGAGCCGATTTCGGCCAAAGGCAGCCGCGTCTCGACCGATATCTCGCTCGCTGGCCGCTTCCTCGTCTTGGTGCCGCTCGCCAACTACGTGGCGGTGTCCAAAAAAATCTTCTCGTACAAAGAACGGCGCCGCCTCCGCGCGTTGGCCAAAAGCCTTCTTCCAGAGGGTTTCGGCGTCATTGTACGCACCGTAGCCGAAGGCAAGAAAGCCAAGGAACTGGATACCGATCTTCGCCTCCTCCTGGATAAATGGCGCAAGATCGAGAAAAAGCTGCAGGGCTCGCCGGCAGCGCCGATAGTCGTGCATGAAGACGTGAACATGGCGTCTTCGGTTATTCGCGATCTGTTCTCGGACGACTACGACCGCATCCTCATCGACGACCCGAAGCTCTACCGTAACGTTAAGAACTACGTGCAGGCCATCGCGCCGCACATGGTGCCGGCCGTGCAGCAGCACAAAGGGAAGCGCCACATCTTCCAGGAAGCCCGCATCGCCCGCGAAGTCCAGCAGGCGTTCGAAAGCCGCATCGAACTGCCCTCGGGCGGCTACCTGTTCATCGAACATACCGAGGCAATGCACGTCGTCGACGTAAACTCGGGGCGCGCCGGCCGGGGGCTTTCCCAGGAGGATAACTCCCTCAAGGTGGATCTCGAGGCCGTCCAAGCCATCACGCGACAGGTGCGGCTGCGCGACCTCGGCGGCATCATCGTCGTGGACTTTATCGATCTCCGCCTCGACCGTAACCGCAAAAAGGTCTATAACGAGCTCCGCAAGGCGTTCCGGCAGGACCGCGCCGTCACGAAAGTGCTGCCAATGAGCGATTTTGGTCTCATCGAAATCACCCGGCAACGCCTACGTCCTAGCATCACGAAGACGTTTGCGCCCAGCGCCGGCGCGATCACGATCGTCGGGGATGCCGAGCCTGCACAGATGCCAGTCGCGCCGGATGCGCTGGTTGCTCCTCTGGACCACGGTCTCGAGCTGGCCACTGTGCTCGATCGGGAGGATCCGGTGCCGATGGACATCCAGACGTTCCTCGAGAAGGTGGACCGCTGGATCCAGAAGTTCAAAGAGAAGAAGGAAGGCAGCACGGTACATCTGCTTGTACACCCGTTCACGGCCGCATACCTGACGCATAACTTCCCGTCCATCCGATTGGGGTGGTTCTTCAAGTACTTCATCCGCGTGCACATTCGGGGTGATGAGAAGATGGCGCCTTTCCGGTACCGCTTCGTCGACCCCGAGACGGGCAAACCGTTTCGCAACGATCGCCGGCGCGGGAAGAAACGCAGTGAAGAATCCGGCCCTGAAGTCGTAGATTGAGCCGCTCGCTGTCGGGCGAGATCGATTTAACCAGGCGGATATCCCGTGCGCCGAGACGCTGACGTAATGCCCCCAAGAGCCTCATGGCCACTTGTGCTAGGGGTGCTGTTATCGGTTATGGCCGGTTGGACGCGCGATACGCACGCCCAACCGTTCTATTTTGGCAACGACCGACCCCGTTTGGCGACGGCGGTGTTGATCGGGTACACGACGGTAGACTTCACTTTCGCCGGCGACACGCCTCCGCCGGCGCGGCTGGATTTTACGTCTCCCGCCATCACGGCCCAGTATTCCCGAGCCAACTTCTCCGCATCGCTCAGCTGGGGCACACAATCCGCCGCCGATACGTCCCGGCTGAGCCTGGGCTACCTGGACGCCACGCTGCTTTCGTGGGGCGAGATCTTTTTCTCGGAAGCGGCAACTGACGCGGACCACCGCCTCTTCGTCCCGATCATGCTTTACACAAACTTCCGCCGGGTCGCCCCGCGCGACATCGACATCCTGGACGATTTTAGCATCACCACGTTGGGGCTCGGGGTGGGTATCGGCTACTACGGACAACTGTCGCCCGTAGCGCTCCTGGAGGTGCGGGTCACGCCGGCGTTAGGTGTGGCGCTGCAATCTTTTAGCGACTCGGCCGGCTCCGCCCGGCTTGCCGACGCCGACGTACAACTACACCTGGGGCCGCTCGTCAAACGACTCGGTTTCAGCCTGGGATACACCTACCGCGTTACGCGTTGGAATGTGGGCGGATCCAGCGTATTCGTCACCCGTTCCCCCGATCTGTTTGACTACCACGAACAACGGCACACGTTTTCCCTGGGCGTAAACTGGTGATCGCTTGGGGATCACAACCCTCCCGACGCCGCAACCGTATCCATCCGAAGCCTATGAAGCCGGATAAGATCGTGAAAGAACTGGAAGAAGTAGCCCAGCAGCTGGGGCTGCGGGTTCGCCGCGAGCGCGGCAACTTTCGTGGTGGCCGCTGCACGGTCGCCGGCAAAGAGACGATCGTGCTCAACCGCCTGCATGTGCCCGACATCCATGTTGCTGTGATGGCCGAAAGCCTGCGCGAACGACCGCTCGACGCGGTGTTTATCAAGCCGGCAGTCCGCAAAGCACTCGAGGAAGCCTGGGACGCCCGGCATGCCCGTGATGCCGGAGAGGTGGATGCCGTCGAGTGAAGGCGCGATGCGCGTCACCCTGCTGGGCACCGGTACCTCGACCGGTATTCCCGTCATCGGCTGCACCTGCCGGGTCTGCCAGTCGAACGATCCGCGGGATAAACGGACCCGGTGTGCCTGTCTCATCGATGTCGATGGCCTGCACCTGCTGGTGGACGTAGGGCCCGATTTCCGCACCCAGGCCCTCCGCGCCGGCTTGACACGCATCGACGCCGTACTCCTCACCCATCATCATTTCGATCATGTCGTGGGGCTGGACGATCTGCGACCGTTTTTCTTCGATAATGCCACCCCCATCACGTGTTACGCGCGTCCGGATACAGCCGACACATTGCGCGACATGTTCCGGTATATCTTCATCGATCGTGCCTACCCGGGCGTCGCGAACCTTCGCATGGAGGCGGTCGTCGCCCCCTTCCGAATCGCGGGTCGGTACGATATCAGCCGCTCGGTGATGGTCACGCCCATCGAGGCTTTCCATGGGAAACTGCCGCTTCATGGATATCGCGTCGGTCGGTTCGCGTACCTGACGGATACCAGCCACATACCTCCGGAAAGCATGGCCCTGCTTGAAGACCTGGATGTACTTGTTCTGGACGCGCTCCGCCACGAGGCCCACCCTTCACACTTTACCATCGAACAGGCCGTCGAAGTCGCCCAGCGTCTTGGCGCACGGCAAACGTATCTGATCCACATGACACACCATATCCTCCATATGGAAGAAGAGGTGCGGCTCCCCGCCGGCATCGAACTGGCCTACGATGGCCTTTCGTTTGAAGTCCGACCCGGTGCCCGCTGAACCCATCCTCCCGCATATCCCCATGCATCTGCTCATCCTCAACGGACCCAACCTCAACTTGCTCGGCACCCGCGAGCCGGCTACCTACGGCCATGCGACGCTCGCCCACCTCGAGTCACGCCTCCACAAAGCCTTTCCAGCAGTCGACTTTCTCTTCTACCAGAGTAATCACGAGGGCGCCCTCATCGATGCGATCCACGCTGCCCTGCGCGAGGGGCGTCAGGGCATCGTGTTTAATCCCGGTGCGTATACCCACACGTCGATCGCGCTCCGCGACGCCATCGCGGGCGTCGGGTTGCCGGTCGTGGAGGTCCACCTCTCCAATATTCACGCACGTGAGTCCTTTCGCCACGTTTCGATGATCGCGCCGGTCTGCCTCGGACAGATATGCGGCCTCGGCATGGCCGGCTATGAGCTGGCCGTGCAGTTCCTGTTGGAGCGCCGAGCGCAGGATTAACCACGTCGCTCGCTTCCCGTAGCGGCTCGCGGCTCACCCGGCGTAGCGGTAGCCCTGCCTGGTGGAAGCCCTGCCTGGTGGAAGCTCCGCCTGGTGGAAGCCCCGCCTCGTGGAAGCCCCGCCTCGGACGCCATTACAAATAAGCGAAGCCCCGGTATGAGGCTACCGAGGCTTCGAGGCATAGGAAATGAGAAAGACGTGGATGAACGCTTAGAAGACGTCGTCCGGTTCGTCCAGATCGTCGAAGTCGTCGTCCAGATCGTCGAAATCATCGTCCAGGTCATCGTCGAGATCGTCGTCGTCCTCAAAATCATCATCGAGATCGTCGTCGAGATCGTCGTCGAGTTCGTCGTCGTCGAGATCGTCGTCAAGGTCGTCGCCGAAGTCGTCTTCGAGATCGTCGTCCTCGAACCCTACTGGATGGAGTATATCCCGCATTGCAATACGTTGGATTATGGAAGCGAAGCTGCTCAAAACAGCATGTAGAAAGAGCTGGACTGCTCACTCCTGTAATGAAGACCTAAATTTAATAACTGGGTAAGGGGAAAAAACCAGTACACGCTTTTTTGTCTAGAAAAAAAGTGTGAAGATGTAGACCATGGCTCAAAAAGCCGTGTGTAGCGCCGTTGCCGCCACGATTCTTGGCGCCTGCGGCCTCAAAAAAGACCGCCGGCAAGGAATCCA
The nucleotide sequence above comes from Rhodothermales bacterium. Encoded proteins:
- a CDS encoding MBL fold metallo-hydrolase yields the protein MRVTLLGTGTSTGIPVIGCTCRVCQSNDPRDKRTRCACLIDVDGLHLLVDVGPDFRTQALRAGLTRIDAVLLTHHHFDHVVGLDDLRPFFFDNATPITCYARPDTADTLRDMFRYIFIDRAYPGVANLRMEAVVAPFRIAGRYDISRSVMVTPIEAFHGKLPLHGYRVGRFAYLTDTSHIPPESMALLEDLDVLVLDALRHEAHPSHFTIEQAVEVAQRLGARQTYLIHMTHHILHMEEEVRLPAGIELAYDGLSFEVRPGAR
- a CDS encoding Rne/Rng family ribonuclease → MSAKGSRVSTDISLAGRFLVLVPLANYVAVSKKIFSYKERRRLRALAKSLLPEGFGVIVRTVAEGKKAKELDTDLRLLLDKWRKIEKKLQGSPAAPIVVHEDVNMASSVIRDLFSDDYDRILIDDPKLYRNVKNYVQAIAPHMVPAVQQHKGKRHIFQEARIAREVQQAFESRIELPSGGYLFIEHTEAMHVVDVNSGRAGRGLSQEDNSLKVDLEAVQAITRQVRLRDLGGIIVVDFIDLRLDRNRKKVYNELRKAFRQDRAVTKVLPMSDFGLIEITRQRLRPSITKTFAPSAGAITIVGDAEPAQMPVAPDALVAPLDHGLELATVLDREDPVPMDIQTFLEKVDRWIQKFKEKKEGSTVHLLVHPFTAAYLTHNFPSIRLGWFFKYFIRVHIRGDEKMAPFRYRFVDPETGKPFRNDRRRGKKRSEESGPEVVD
- the aroQ gene encoding type II 3-dehydroquinate dehydratase, which produces MHLLILNGPNLNLLGTREPATYGHATLAHLESRLHKAFPAVDFLFYQSNHEGALIDAIHAALREGRQGIVFNPGAYTHTSIALRDAIAGVGLPVVEVHLSNIHARESFRHVSMIAPVCLGQICGLGMAGYELAVQFLLERRAQD